Below is a genomic region from Medicago truncatula cultivar Jemalong A17 chromosome 3, MtrunA17r5.0-ANR, whole genome shotgun sequence.
GCAAAAGCTTGAGAATTGAATCTGCCTCAGTAGATATATACTTCTCAGTTTGTTTCATAAACTCATAAAAGGAATCTGTTAACTCTTGCGGAAGAGCCGGTTCTCCGACGAACTTAGACAAGACATTTTCTTCACTTTTGGCATTTTTCACTCCAACATCCTGCATCCATATCTTCAACAAATGCTTATACCAATGATCGGTTTCCATCCCAGGTTTTCGGAAATGGGAAACCTTACTAAGGAGAGAGCTACTATCAGCTAAATGTTTGATCTCTGATTCCTTTACCTTCTTCAAACCATGACCCAACCATTTCTTCCCTATTCTAGCCGTCCTATAATTCCAAGCCTCGAGCTTCTGCAAAGCAAACAACTCAACTTTATCTTTCATCTTGTGAACCGCTTTCACAGCATGACTCTCTTCAACATTCCTCTTTACCAATGTCCCTAAAAACCTTACACCGCTACCAGTCCCTACACAAGGCAGCACATCGGTTCGATCACCAACATCCAACATCAAATACTCTTTCAAATAACTCTCAATCTCAGACTTAAAACTAACAGCACAATCCCTGGAACCagaaatagcaaaaaaaatctCATCCATAAACCTAATACAGTAAACTTTAACACCGGAACTTTCAACAACATTACTATCTAATTGTCTACGAAACCAACCGCGCAATGCAGAGCTCGGCTTATCTCCACCAACACCCTCTCCATCACCGTGCACACCTTCATATTTCATCTCCAACCTACGAAACTCACTATCAAACAAATCAAGATAAATATTCATCAAAATCGGAGACAAAACCCCTTCTTGCGGCAACCCCTCTCCTTTACAAAAACCACCAAACTCAAGATTCAAAACCCTAGCATCAAACATACTCCTaatcaaatcaaagaaaaactCATCTTCAATCTTATCCTCCATCACACAAACCAACTTCTCCATCAATGCACCATCAAATTCCTTCTCTACAAGCAAAGTAAACCACCAATCAGGACTCACCACACCTTTACATATATACTTCAACGCCGCCACACGTCCTCTCCCACTCCTACAACCATGCGATATCCTCGAGAAATTCGGCTTGAAAATCACTTCTAAAACAATCCTTAAAGCTTCCTGAACAACTCTCAGCTTCAAATTAGGTAACACCAACGTCAACATTTCCTCTTTCTCATTCGAATTcgatttttttctcttctttctcgTTGAGATCGAATATGTATTCGTATTGACATCAAAACTACCTTCGTTAAGGCATTTTGCCACGTCATCgatgaaataataataactgtCTCCGTTATCTTTAGCGTTATCTTCTCCGCATTTAGCAGAAACGGTTATATTGGAGTTGATTTTGATAATGTTGTAAGTGTCGGTGAGGGTTTGGGGATTTGAAACGACGGTTTGGACTAAGTTATGGAACTTGCCGTTGTTGTTGAGTTGAGATTTGACCCGTTTTTTGATTCGGAGTTCAAGAAACCGTTTGAGTTGCATACGGGTTTCGGGTTTAGGGGTGGGTGAAGAAGAGGGTTCTTCGATTAATGAAGCTAGTTCTGTTGCCAACGTGTGTTGAGAATGATGTTTACCTGAAAAAAAGAATATGATAGCTGAGtgtttttgttagtgttgtgatTTATAAGGGGAAATGCTAAGTAAAGTGTGTACCTGGAAAGGAGAAAGGAGAAGTGAATCTGAGGAAGGAGAAAGAGTGAAGTGATTTGAGGAAATTTGAAGTGGTGGTGAGTTTGGCCATTGTTGGAATAGATTATGTGTTCTTGCTTCTTGCCGCAGCTCTGTTCAGTTTCAAGACCCAATTTTCCGGTGTGTAACACGAGCcaattttctttgataaagaggaatgaaattaataaaaaaaaattgcgacAATAAATACCAAATTTTAacaccaaaaacataaaacttaatatttaattaatgttttgtaaaaaaaaaatatttagagaccattttttttttgaacaatgtCACTTTAAGGTTAAAAGCAAGAAACACTTTTAAGGACTTAACagtctaacaaaaaaaatttgagagattaaaacgaaaagttgatatatttataagaaccaaagacatatttcattcttttttaaaagaaaaaaatgggcGATGAGAGGTGTCCGTCCTATACAAATGCGACCACATGATAAAGGTATGTCGTGCACGAATAGTTGCCACTTGAAGTAGATAGATTATATAAAATGTAATGTTCATGCCGTAATCTGAGTTTAGCAATATCATATGGATGTAGGTGtttattacaataattttcaaattttaagataagcTTTGTTATGAGACAAGCGAATTATATAACATATAGATTAACAAAGGTGTCAAAATTATATGCTCGTCACAACGTTTTTTATTAGAttgaatgagttgttgttggttaaaaaaaaaatgtacatattTACACGCATTATTGATTCTGACTATTCATATGAGATTAGTCAACTCAAATTACACATTtaacaaatcattttaaaataatctctATTCTCTACCATTaactcaaactcaaacaatcaaaatcaattacttTGTAGTATATTTAATACGTGGAATCCAAATTTATGTGtagaacatgattttttttttttttttttttttttttatcattctccTACCTTATAGTTTTGTTGCATAGGATACTCAACATTTATTCACCTAATGTTacattatttttacatttaattatttaaaataaacttttttaaattattttttcttaaagttATGCACCCACACTTTCCATGGTTatagaagttttattttaaaaataattatacattgataaaaaaaacaccaatttataattattttacacatgtatCCAATCCCAATAATATATTGCAATGTCAACTAATGAATATAAAAACACATGAGTTATCATATTTAGTAATTAAACTCTTATTTTTAATGTAAGAAAAgagtttcaaaaaatatattacatgtTTATttcccctttattttattttttgacaaattttttgccctttattacaaaaaattaaaatttagtgTAAAAACAATATACATAAACCTAATTGGGCGCAAGGCCTTGTGATATCATTTGGCGCCAAATTCCGCGAGTCCGTCCCCGTTGTACAGTGAACTGATGCGGCAGAGGGAAGTTCTTCATCTATAGAAGTTTCTTCGATT
It encodes:
- the LOC112419897 gene encoding nuclear intron maturase 4, mitochondrial, which codes for MAKLTTTSNFLKSLHSFSFLRFTSPFSFPGKHHSQHTLATELASLIEEPSSSPTPKPETRMQLKRFLELRIKKRVKSQLNNNGKFHNLVQTVVSNPQTLTDTYNIIKINSNITVSAKCGEDNAKDNGDSYYYFIDDVAKCLNEGSFDVNTNTYSISTRKKRKKSNSNEKEEMLTLVLPNLKLRVVQEALRIVLEVIFKPNFSRISHGCRSGRGRVAALKYICKGVVSPDWWFTLLVEKEFDGALMEKLVCVMEDKIEDEFFFDLIRSMFDARVLNLEFGGFCKGEGLPQEGVLSPILMNIYLDLFDSEFRRLEMKYEGVHGDGEGVGGDKPSSALRGWFRRQLDSNVVESSGVKVYCIRFMDEIFFAISGSRDCAVSFKSEIESYLKEYLMLDVGDRTDVLPCVGTGSGVRFLGTLVKRNVEESHAVKAVHKMKDKVELFALQKLEAWNYRTARIGKKWLGHGLKKVKESEIKHLADSSSLLSKVSHFRKPGMETDHWYKHLLKIWMQDVGVKNAKSEENVLSKFVGEPALPQELTDSFYEFMKQTEKYISTEADSILKLLPNNNSSTEQVVAKTEIIAPIYAIKKRLERYGLTTSEGFARSANLLVMHDTGEIIDWFSGIACRWLKWYENCANFNEIKVLISDQIRKSCIRTLATKFRIHETEIEKRFDEELSRLPPTQDTEKEAMNEESAVQVFDNDEALMYGITYSGLCLLSLARIVTEARPCNCFVIGCSAPAPRVYTLHVMERQKSPSWKTGFSTCIHPSLNKRRLGLCKQHLKDLYLGHISLQSVDFGAWK